The Alosa sapidissima isolate fAloSap1 chromosome 5, fAloSap1.pri, whole genome shotgun sequence genome has a window encoding:
- the LOC121709111 gene encoding myb/SANT-like DNA-binding domain-containing protein 2 — protein MAAPSNADQSPEVTIPLKIPKTEVPSPESEDLSDGNQYHSNPSTPNRFSPLNVGSTISGGAGRSGSASASNSFTACRGMSWTPSETNALIAVWGNERLTEARMQQLEVAGTVFSGKAPGPAMYERVSRALSELGYERTPSQCRERMKTLRRCYSRVKEHGIGKRKSSYSIEQLEKVFGQGGWDSQTCQPVLINSSGLYQEMESDGSTMEDYSQEDWCNQELSSAFQEGEVEAEEVPVPKTRVLQPRPEPTVQMQRQEVMQNVVRILESVDIKWEHFQTWTDFSRLHLSNKLAIFGVGYNTRWREDIRYHYAEISSQVPLGKRLREYFNPEKAEGRVVMTKVQKMNWKNVYYKFLDITISEARCLELHMEVDWIPIAQSRAAGCSNGSQYLLPGGIPKTYGLYAIGYEEVVGQLASSGMGDGSDGMSLSQESRGATDEMSQSQSEEPEERTESKITYCYLGIAEEKTLQQCLFQHFQTAGKHHSRGEPSAINRFLQANSSGTSKPEGSPSSGIYIKFIEVELDFLSAGSLVECLEIAVGYPLKYNKKETL, from the exons ATGGCGGCGCCCAGTAACGCAGATCAGTCTCCCGAAGTAACGATACCATTAAAGATCCCCAAAACTGAAGTTCCATCTCCAGAATCGGAAGACTTGAGTGACGGCAATCAATACCATTCCAACCCCTCCACGCCGAACAGATTTTCCCCTCTCAATGTTGGCAGCACGATTTCGGGGGGTGCAGGCCGGAGTGGATCGGCCTCTGCCTCAAACAGCTTCACCGCCTGCCGGGGTATGTCCTGGACCCCTTCGGAAACAAATGCCCTCATCGCTGTATGGGGGAATGAACGGTTAACGGAGGCACGGATGCAACAGCTTGAAGTTGCAGGGACTGTTTTCTCTGGCAAAGCACCAGGACCAGCAATGTACGAACGGGTATCAAGAGCTCTGTCAGAGCTCGGCTACGAAAGGACTCCCTCGCAATGTAGAGAGAGGATGAAG ACGTTGCGTCGCTGCTACAGCCGGGTGAAGGAGCACGGCATTGGGAAGAGGAAGAGTAGCTACTCCATCGAGCAGCTGGAGAAAGTGTTTGGTCAGGGTGGCTGGGACTCCCAGACGTGCCAGCCGGTGCTCATCAACAGCAGCGGCCTGTACCAGGAGATGGAGTCGGATGGCAGCACCATGGAGGACTACTCTCAGGAAGACTGGTGCAACCAGGAGCTGTCCTCCGCCTTccaggagggagaggtggaggcaG AGGAAGTCCCAGTGCCAAAGACCAGAGTGTTACAGCCACGGCCAGAGCCTACGGTACAGATGCA GCGTCAGGAGGTGATGCAGAATGTGGTGCGCATCCTGGAGTCGGTGGACATCAAGTGGGAGCATTTCCAGACGTGGACGGACTTCTCACGGCTGCACCTGTCCAACAAGCTGGCCATCTTCGGCGTGGGCTACAACACGCGCTGGCGCGAGGACATCCGCTACCACTACGCCGAGATCAGCTCGCAGGTGCCGCTGGGCAAACGCCTGCGTGAGTACTTCAACCCCGAGAAGGCCGAGGGCCGCGTCGTCATGACCAAGGTGCAGAAGATGAACTGGAAGAACGTCTACTACAAGTTCCTGGACATCACCATCAGTGAGGCTCGTTGCCTGGAGCTGCACATGGAGGTGGACTGGATCCCCATTGCACAGTCCAGGGCGGCCGGCTGCAGCAATGGCTCCCAGTACTTACTGCCAGGGGGCATCCCCAAAACCTACGGACTCTACGCCATCGGCTACGAGGAGGTCGTTGGCCAGCTGGCGTCTTCTGGCATGGGAGACGGCAGTGACGGCATGTCCCTGTCTCAGGAGAGTCGGGGGGCCACAGACGAGATGAGTCAGTCTCAGTCGGAGGAGCCCGAGGAAAGGACCGAGTCCAAAATCACGTACTGCTACCTCGGCATTGCGGAGGAGAAGACCCTCCAGCAGTGCCTCTTTCAGCACTTTCAGACTGCCGGGAAGCACCACAGCAGGGGAGAACCCTCTGCCATCAACCGCTTCCTACAGGCCAACTCCAGCGGCACCTCCAAGCCAGAGGGGTCGCCCAGCTCCGGCATCTACATCAAATTCATTGAGGTGGAGTTGGACTTTCTCTCTGCAGGCTCTTTGGTGGAATGTTTGGAGATAGCTGTCGGCTACCCCTTAAAGTATAACAAAAAAGAGACATTGTAA